The proteins below are encoded in one region of Phaseolus vulgaris cultivar G19833 chromosome 1, P. vulgaris v2.0, whole genome shotgun sequence:
- the LOC137816152 gene encoding uncharacterized protein, which translates to MTSSRWLALAKFLKKAKSTKEGGDVIASDVPTVASLPIPPPSASPPPIAAVPLAMASTPASARPNKGKRVLIVYSDSEDSGTALLYGELTQGFTEGMTPTDSQKRGGMPYYMGAFLAVAIKWRTQARNAIKGREVLRKLRQEVVALKEEKQNWGLKEEASQSLLKLAHEGREGAEAYARELEQAHAAQLAQLTSYQIQNIGLQEAALTSEVLRRKLDELDAAWRQKLGEREDALTAKVEALSLLQAEANKLRVEKEFLEKQLTSKDSRITELEGEVQELTGEMTGAFEEGFQEALTQASCENTGINISNCDPTHHVVDGKVVPMDLDD; encoded by the coding sequence atgacttcctCGAGGTGGCTGGCTCTTGCCAAATTTTTGAAGAAGGCAAAATCTACCAAAGAAGGTGGGGACGTCATCGCCTCCGACGTGCCCACCGTCGCTTCCCTGCCGATTCCTCCACCAtctgcttctcctcctcccATTGCTGCGGTTCCATTAGCCATGGCGTCAACCCCTGCCTCAGCGCGCCctaacaaagggaaaagggtgttGATAGTATATTCTGACAGTGAAGACTCGGGTACTGCCTTACTATATGGGGAGTTGACGCAGGGCTTCACCGAAGGAATGACGCCGACTGATTCTCAAAAAAGGGGAGGCATGCCTTACTATATGGGGGCCTTCCTGGCGGTGGCAATCAAGTGGCGCACTCAGGCTCGAAATGCTATCAAAGGGAGGGAGGTTCTCCGCAAGCTGAGACAAGAGGTGGTggcgttgaaggaggagaagcaAAACTGGGGActcaaggaggaagcttcccaatctCTGCTAAAACTGGCCCATGAGGGCAGGGAGGGAGCTGAGGCGTACGCGCGAGAACTGGAACAGGCGCATGCCGCTCAACTAGCCCAGCTCACCTCCTATCAAATCCAAAACATTGGCCTCCAGGAGGCGGCTCTTACATCCGAGGTGCTGCGGAGAAAACTTGATGAGTTGGatgctgcttggaggcagaagctAGGTGAGAGAGAGGACGCCTTGACTGCGAAGGTtgaagctttgagccttcttcaaGCCGAGGCTAACAAGCTCCGGGTGGAGAAGGAATTCCTGGAGAAGCAATTGACATCCAAGGATTCCAGGATTACCGAACTGGAGGGGGAGGTCCAAGAACTGACTGGGGAGATGACGGGGGCGTTTGAGgagggcttccaagaggctttgacccaggcgtcctgcgagaacacgggcatcaatatttcgaactgcgaccccacacaccatgtcgttgacgggaaggtcgtgcccatggacttggatgactga